Proteins co-encoded in one Lasioglossum baleicum chromosome 14, iyLasBale1, whole genome shotgun sequence genomic window:
- the LOC143215746 gene encoding uncharacterized protein LOC143215746 isoform X3 produces MRTFLPMVCLLARVVVGNMEIGSNFSDMARSRNEDHDNFENRTKKSGPWIDDVSKEWNGDADISLAMETGRKEVDPEGIETEISDEIKGRSVDLLQNVAKRGEEPMDSWLDTTTKEKASSQEKKDPWTYWWGGKRISSQGQNSDIRRPIRVPFNSWGGKRGRVVYPRHPESNLFADDRIGNDHVGASVDGYGVNRRAEIERSGWKTPFSSWGGKRARNANAEDDDEVQDQDREQYSSPPVHHILGLVADEFPKSEKAERFKGERNALRGKIEMAANDDGWGGKSFPYRKPTDNNGNWLVQTYRLVSTKRAQPEKNKTLSFGPWHGKRNLRTYTLRLGDEYLEVPRRSAKEGLGFFSWAG; encoded by the exons ATGCGGACCTTTCTTCCGATGGTCTGCCTTCTGGCGCGCGTAGTCGTCGGAAATATGGAAATTGGGAGTAACTTCTCGGACATGGCACGTTCGCGAAATGAAGACCACGAcaactttgagaatcgaacaaaAAAGTCTGGTCCATGGATAGACGACGTATCGAAAGAATGGAATGGCGATGCCGATATTTCCCTCGCGATGGAGACTGGCCGGAAAGAAGTTGATCCTGAGGGAATTGAAACGG AAATTTCAGACGAAATCAAGGGAAGGTCGGTCGACCTTTTGCAAAATGTCGCGAAGAGGGGGGAGGAACCTATGGATTCCTGGCTGGATACGACCACAAAGGAGAAG GCCTCTTCTCAAGAGAAGAAGGATCCTTGGACGTATTGGTGGGGAGGCAAGAGGATAAGTTCGCAAGGGCAGAATTCAGACATTCGTCGACCAATTCGAGTGCCGTTCAACAGTTGGGGTGGTAAACGCGGAAGGGTGGTGTATCCTCGTCATCCTGAATCAAACCTGTTTGCGGACGATCGCATTGGCAATGATCACGTTGGTGCATCCGTTGACGGTTACGGCGTTAACAGAAGGGCGGAAATTGAAAGATCTGGGTGGAAAACTCCGTTCAGCAGTTGGGGTGGAAAAAGAGCTAGAAACGCGAACGCTGAAGACGACGACGAGGTTCAGGATCAAGATCGAGAACAGTACTCTTCGCCACCTGTCCACCATATTCTCGGTCTCGTCGCAG ACGAATTCCCGAAGAGTGAAAAGGCGGAGAGATTCAAGGGCGAGCGCAACGCTCTTCGAGGCAAGATCGAGATGGCTGCAAATGACGACGGATGGGGTGGAAAAAGTTTTCCTTACCGAAAACCGACCGACAATAACGGCAACTG GTTGGTGCAAACCTACAGGTTAGTCTCCACAAAGAGGGCTCAACCTGAAAAGAACAAGACGTTATCGTTCGGACCCTGGCATGGTAAACGGAACTTGAGAACGTACACTTTACGTTTGGGGGACGAATACCTGGAGGTACCGAGACGTTCCGCGAAAGAGGGGCTCGGATTCTTCTCTTGGGCTGGATAA
- the LOC143215746 gene encoding uncharacterized protein LOC143215746 isoform X2, with product MALLSLLLRTESNTTSNELASFSCFRVLFIANVYSVKKPFRNLIFIRTMRTFLPMVCLLARVVVGNMEIGSNFSDMARSRNEDHDNFENRTKKSGPWIDDVSKEWNGDADISLAMETGRKEVDPEGIETDEIKGRSVDLLQNVAKRGEEPMDSWLDTTTKEKASSQEKKDPWTYWWGGKRISSQGQNSDIRRPIRVPFNSWGGKRGRVVYPRHPESNLFADDRIGNDHVGASVDGYGVNRRAEIERSGWKTPFSSWGGKRARNANAEDDDEVQDQDREQYSSPPVHHILGLVADEFPKSEKAERFKGERNALRGKIEMAANDDGWGGKSFPYRKPTDNNGNWLVQTYRLVSTKRAQPEKNKTLSFGPWHGKRNLRTYTLRLGDEYLEVPRRSAKEGLGFFSWAG from the exons ATGGCATTACTGTCTCTGCTCCTGAGGACCGAGTCTAATACTACATCGAACGAATTAGCTTCCTTCTCCTGTTTTCGCGTGTTGTTCATCGCAAATGTTTATTCCGTGAAGAAACCTTTCCggaatttgatttttattagaaCGATGCGGACCTTTCTTCCGATGGTCTGCCTTCTGGCGCGCGTAGTCGTCGGAAATATGGAAATTGGGAGTAACTTCTCGGACATGGCACGTTCGCGAAATGAAGACCACGAcaactttgagaatcgaacaaaAAAGTCTGGTCCATGGATAGACGACGTATCGAAAGAATGGAATGGCGATGCCGATATTTCCCTCGCGATGGAGACTGGCCGGAAAGAAGTTGATCCTGAGGGAATTGAAACGG ACGAAATCAAGGGAAGGTCGGTCGACCTTTTGCAAAATGTCGCGAAGAGGGGGGAGGAACCTATGGATTCCTGGCTGGATACGACCACAAAGGAGAAG GCCTCTTCTCAAGAGAAGAAGGATCCTTGGACGTATTGGTGGGGAGGCAAGAGGATAAGTTCGCAAGGGCAGAATTCAGACATTCGTCGACCAATTCGAGTGCCGTTCAACAGTTGGGGTGGTAAACGCGGAAGGGTGGTGTATCCTCGTCATCCTGAATCAAACCTGTTTGCGGACGATCGCATTGGCAATGATCACGTTGGTGCATCCGTTGACGGTTACGGCGTTAACAGAAGGGCGGAAATTGAAAGATCTGGGTGGAAAACTCCGTTCAGCAGTTGGGGTGGAAAAAGAGCTAGAAACGCGAACGCTGAAGACGACGACGAGGTTCAGGATCAAGATCGAGAACAGTACTCTTCGCCACCTGTCCACCATATTCTCGGTCTCGTCGCAG ACGAATTCCCGAAGAGTGAAAAGGCGGAGAGATTCAAGGGCGAGCGCAACGCTCTTCGAGGCAAGATCGAGATGGCTGCAAATGACGACGGATGGGGTGGAAAAAGTTTTCCTTACCGAAAACCGACCGACAATAACGGCAACTG GTTGGTGCAAACCTACAGGTTAGTCTCCACAAAGAGGGCTCAACCTGAAAAGAACAAGACGTTATCGTTCGGACCCTGGCATGGTAAACGGAACTTGAGAACGTACACTTTACGTTTGGGGGACGAATACCTGGAGGTACCGAGACGTTCCGCGAAAGAGGGGCTCGGATTCTTCTCTTGGGCTGGATAA
- the LOC143215746 gene encoding uncharacterized protein LOC143215746 isoform X1, giving the protein MALLSLLLRTESNTTSNELASFSCFRVLFIANVYSVKKPFRNLIFIRTMRTFLPMVCLLARVVVGNMEIGSNFSDMARSRNEDHDNFENRTKKSGPWIDDVSKEWNGDADISLAMETGRKEVDPEGIETEISDEIKGRSVDLLQNVAKRGEEPMDSWLDTTTKEKASSQEKKDPWTYWWGGKRISSQGQNSDIRRPIRVPFNSWGGKRGRVVYPRHPESNLFADDRIGNDHVGASVDGYGVNRRAEIERSGWKTPFSSWGGKRARNANAEDDDEVQDQDREQYSSPPVHHILGLVADEFPKSEKAERFKGERNALRGKIEMAANDDGWGGKSFPYRKPTDNNGNWLVQTYRLVSTKRAQPEKNKTLSFGPWHGKRNLRTYTLRLGDEYLEVPRRSAKEGLGFFSWAG; this is encoded by the exons ATGGCATTACTGTCTCTGCTCCTGAGGACCGAGTCTAATACTACATCGAACGAATTAGCTTCCTTCTCCTGTTTTCGCGTGTTGTTCATCGCAAATGTTTATTCCGTGAAGAAACCTTTCCggaatttgatttttattagaaCGATGCGGACCTTTCTTCCGATGGTCTGCCTTCTGGCGCGCGTAGTCGTCGGAAATATGGAAATTGGGAGTAACTTCTCGGACATGGCACGTTCGCGAAATGAAGACCACGAcaactttgagaatcgaacaaaAAAGTCTGGTCCATGGATAGACGACGTATCGAAAGAATGGAATGGCGATGCCGATATTTCCCTCGCGATGGAGACTGGCCGGAAAGAAGTTGATCCTGAGGGAATTGAAACGG AAATTTCAGACGAAATCAAGGGAAGGTCGGTCGACCTTTTGCAAAATGTCGCGAAGAGGGGGGAGGAACCTATGGATTCCTGGCTGGATACGACCACAAAGGAGAAG GCCTCTTCTCAAGAGAAGAAGGATCCTTGGACGTATTGGTGGGGAGGCAAGAGGATAAGTTCGCAAGGGCAGAATTCAGACATTCGTCGACCAATTCGAGTGCCGTTCAACAGTTGGGGTGGTAAACGCGGAAGGGTGGTGTATCCTCGTCATCCTGAATCAAACCTGTTTGCGGACGATCGCATTGGCAATGATCACGTTGGTGCATCCGTTGACGGTTACGGCGTTAACAGAAGGGCGGAAATTGAAAGATCTGGGTGGAAAACTCCGTTCAGCAGTTGGGGTGGAAAAAGAGCTAGAAACGCGAACGCTGAAGACGACGACGAGGTTCAGGATCAAGATCGAGAACAGTACTCTTCGCCACCTGTCCACCATATTCTCGGTCTCGTCGCAG ACGAATTCCCGAAGAGTGAAAAGGCGGAGAGATTCAAGGGCGAGCGCAACGCTCTTCGAGGCAAGATCGAGATGGCTGCAAATGACGACGGATGGGGTGGAAAAAGTTTTCCTTACCGAAAACCGACCGACAATAACGGCAACTG GTTGGTGCAAACCTACAGGTTAGTCTCCACAAAGAGGGCTCAACCTGAAAAGAACAAGACGTTATCGTTCGGACCCTGGCATGGTAAACGGAACTTGAGAACGTACACTTTACGTTTGGGGGACGAATACCTGGAGGTACCGAGACGTTCCGCGAAAGAGGGGCTCGGATTCTTCTCTTGGGCTGGATAA
- the LOC143215751 gene encoding COMM domain-containing protein 4, which produces MKFRFLGDGDCPDWLLAEINTLSRMTSIKIRILGQAVAKYLTEGELDEDKIKKVTQDAKIEPSDAKAMIAALELIFVSSARYGVSAADLSSELQQLGLPREHSAAIARLYTDNSPRITDALSAQSLRVSRLSSIQVLPCTNSSPFTTLSLKLNKLGGNGDNAVVNISQEDAHVLLTELRRAKALMENL; this is translated from the exons ATG AAATTCCGATTCCTAGGAGATGGGGATTGCCCCGATTGGCTACTGGCAGAGATCAACACCCTGTCGCGCATG ACGTCCATCAAAATCAGAATATTGGGTCAGGCAGTCGCGAAATACCTCACGGAAGGAGAACTCGAC GAGGACAAGATAAAAAAGGTGACACAGGATGCGAAAATAG AACCGAGCGACGCTAAAGCCATGATAGCCGCCCTGGAGTTGATATTCGTATCGTCCGCGCGTTACGGAGTGTCCGCCGCTGATCTGAGCAGCGAACTTCAACAACTGGGCCTACCACGGGAACACAGCGCTGCGATTGCCAGACTGTACACGGACAACAGTCCTCGGATTACGGATGCACTCTCGGCGCAGTCTTTGAGAG TCAGTCGATTATCGTCGATCCAAGTGTTGCCCTGCACCAATTCGTCGCCGTTCACCACGCTGTCTCTCAAGCTGAACAAACTGGGTGGCAACGGAGACAATGCTGTCGTGAATATCTCGCAGGAGGACGCTCATGTTCTACTTACTG AACTGCGGAGAGCGAAAGCGCTGATGGAGAATCTTTGA